One Actinoplanes missouriensis 431 DNA segment encodes these proteins:
- a CDS encoding DUF3349 domain-containing protein, translating to MAESRSNFLTRALGWLRAGYPDGVPKQDYVVLLGLLRRTLTEDEIRGIAADLAAQAVEPITARDIEEMVSSTVLQEATPEDVVRVSAHLAAGGWPLADPPDA from the coding sequence ATGGCCGAATCACGGAGCAACTTCCTGACCCGCGCGCTCGGCTGGCTGCGCGCCGGATACCCGGACGGCGTGCCGAAACAGGACTACGTGGTGCTGCTCGGGCTGCTGCGCCGCACGCTCACCGAGGACGAGATCCGGGGCATCGCCGCGGACCTCGCCGCCCAGGCCGTCGAGCCGATCACCGCGCGCGACATCGAGGAGATGGTGAGCAGCACCGTCCTGCAGGAGGCCACGCCGGAGGACGTGGTCCGGGTGTCCGCGCACCTGGCGGCCGGTGGATGGCCACTGGCCGACCCACCCGACGCCTGA